The Pseudanabaena yagii GIHE-NHR1 genome segment CAAGGGCATTGTTTGGCTAAATCTGTATGACTATCTGAAGGATATCCAGCAGTAGTTAGAGAAGCATTAAGCTCTTGATTCCTAAAAGATAAAAATGCTCGGGTTGCTTCAATGGGAGAAGTGATGAGTAACATCCTTCTACTGTTACGCTGGTCTTCTCGTAATAATTTATTTTTTTCTAAGGTTTTGATAAGTTTAGCAATTTCATCACCGCTACTCCGTATCGTCAATCCCGATGGCTCAATAATAATAAAAGGACGAATACCTGAAAAATTGGGTAAATTCGTCAAGACCGCACACATTCGATCAGCTTCAGTTAAATCAACTTGAGGAAGAGCGTCACTAGGACTAGCAGGATTCGTAAAATAGCCTTCATAACGAGGATCGTAACGCAACCCAATGTTAGTTACTTCAGCGCGACTAGCGATCTCATTTCTGACATTTTCCTTTGTCCGAATTGGTGGAGATTCTGGCGCAGTAAGGCAGGGATATCCTTTAGTTGGAGGATGAGTTGTATGTCTGCCACCACTCAGAAGAATATAGGGCTTTTGTTGTGGATTAGCCGCATTCCATAGTCTGATTGCTTCTTGAAGACGTGGTTCATAGGGAGGATTTTCAGCAAGTACAACAATAAGATCGTAAACACCCCGCCTAAAATCTAAGAGTTCCTGTTCTGATAAATTGCGTACTGGACGACGATAAGACTGTTCGATCGCATTAGCACCTTGCTGCTCTAAGTAACAAGTAAATAGTTCTGATGTCGCATTATTTGTAGATACTGCAAATAGAATTAGAACGATTAATATTTCCTTTGTGACAATAGCGACCTTATCCGCAGCGCCTTTGTTATCAACCTTGTCACCACTTTTGATCTTTAAATCTTTTAGCCTTAACCAAAAATTGAAAAATAGTAATAGTAAGATGATTCCAGTTAATGTAAAAGGGAAGGATAGAAACTCAACAACAATTTTGGGAACTGGATCTTCAACAAATCTGAAACTTGCGAAAATAATAACAACTAATGCTGTAAATATCACCAGTCCAAAGATGCGAAACCAATCTTTGGGAATGGCTCTAAACAGAATAATAAAGACTGGGATTGCAATAATCCAAATTAGAATATTGGTTAATAGATCGAACACGATCCCTCCAAAATTCTCTAGTAGTCCTCGTGCTGGACTGACGATAAATGTGTCAGTGCAATATGCTAGTCAATAGAGTCACATCTGTAAAGGGCTTTATCAGGTTTTATCTGACTTTTTCTGCCAAATTTATGACTACTTTGTAAAATTCAAACCATATGCCCGCGAAAGAAGAGTTACGTTTACCCAGTTGGTTGCGCCCAAAAATTGGTAATGCTAGCGAAATCTCCGAAGTTCAGAAAATTATTAAACAACGCGGGATTCATACCATTTGTGAGGAGGGTCGCTGTCCCAATCGGGCGGAGTGCTATTCCCAGAAGACGGCAACTTTTTTGTTAATGGGACCAACCTGTACCCGTGCCTGTGGCTTTTGCCAAGTTGATAAGGGACACCAGCCCATGCCCCTTGATCCTGAGGAAGCTAATAAGGTTGCCGAAGCGGTGGAATTATTAGATTTAGATTATGTGGTATTAACTTCAGTGGCACGGGATGATTTAGCGGATCAGGGCGCTAGTTGCTTTGTAGAAGCCATGCAATCAATTCGCCGATCGCGCCCAAATGCGAAGATCGAAGTATTAACGCCCGACTTTCGGGGCGATCGCCATTGCATCGAAACGGTGGTTGCGGCTGAGCCTGTTTGCTATAACCACAATATCGAGACAGTGCGACGTTTGCAGGGTAAAGTGCGACGTGGTGCAAAATATGAGCGATCGCTCTCGGTGTTACAAATAGTCAAAGAACTTGATCCCCGCATTGTTACCAAGTCGGGCTTGATGGTGGGACACGGGGAAACGGTGGAGGAGCTAACCGAGGCAATGCAGGATTTATATGCAGTGGGTTGCAGTTCCCTCACCATTGGGCAGTATCTGCGCCCATCCCTTGAGCATTTGCCTGTCCAGAAATATTGGACTCCTGAGGAGTTTGACCAATTAGGGGCGATCGCTCGGCAAATTGGATTTACCCATGTGCGATCGGGAGCCTTGGTGCGGAGTTCCTATCACGCTAGCCAAACTTCGTAATCCCAAAACTAAAAATGGCTACGCCATTTTTAGTTTTGAAAACCCTTAATGATTAGGACTTACGCATTGAGGAGATGTAGTGCGGGCAAAGCCCACACTACATCTCCTCAAACCCCAGTAAACTCGTTTTTGGGAATTGCTATAAAACTGCTCCCGCAGGGAGCAGTTTTACAAAAAAATAGCGGGTAATGGCAACGTCAGTAAATCCATTTCCCGCTAACTCTTGTTCAATGAAACAATTGAGACGCATCTATAAGTTCCCACGAAGCGAAAAGGGTTTTCATCAGCTAAAGTGCTTATTTGAAATGCTTTCTATATCAGCATTTTGGCTTGATCCCTCAAATTAGAAATATCGCTACCCAAACTCCAAAGAGAGTTGCGGTGCGTAGCGCCATAACTCTCTTTGGGGTTTTAATTACCGTACCAGATGCTTTCAATGCGATCGCTAAGATCAATGGCAAGATCATGACGCTCTGCCAAAATTGTGACATGACCGAGTTTGCGCCCAACCGAAGAACTAGTTTTGTTGTACCAATGAATGTGAGTATTTGGGAAATTGGCGATCACCTTGAGCTTCTCTGCATAGCGAGAATTCTCAATAGATTTCTCTGAACTTGTCCAAGTCGCCTTTTCATATCCTAAAAGATTGACCATCAACGCAACGTTCGCAACCATGGCGACATCGCCTAAATCCATTCCACTAACTACACGGAGTAACTGCTCAAATTGGGAAGTACGACAGCCTTCAATCGTGTAATGTCCTGAATTGTGCGTGCGGGGGGCGATTTCATTCACACTGATTTCGCCTGTTGCGGTTAAAAAGAACTCGATCCCAAATACGCCGATCGCATCCAGAGTCGTCACAATTTGGGTAGCGATAGTTTCCACCTGTTCCCGAATGCTT includes the following:
- a CDS encoding YdcF family protein, encoding MFDLLTNILIWIIAIPVFIILFRAIPKDWFRIFGLVIFTALVVIIFASFRFVEDPVPKIVVEFLSFPFTLTGIILLLLFFNFWLRLKDLKIKSGDKVDNKGAADKVAIVTKEILIVLILFAVSTNNATSELFTCYLEQQGANAIEQSYRRPVRNLSEQELLDFRRGVYDLIVVLAENPPYEPRLQEAIRLWNAANPQQKPYILLSGGRHTTHPPTKGYPCLTAPESPPIRTKENVRNEIASRAEVTNIGLRYDPRYEGYFTNPASPSDALPQVDLTEADRMCAVLTNLPNFSGIRPFIIIEPSGLTIRSSGDEIAKLIKTLEKNKLLREDQRNSRRMLLITSPIEATRAFLSFRNQELNASLTTAGYPSDSHTDLAKQCPWPIGKQFQIQYRYFLFNATSFVRSERAWTELKELIFYTLRFWLRPPLTDESPYYPKPAVETTPAPK
- the lipA gene encoding lipoyl synthase, translated to MPAKEELRLPSWLRPKIGNASEISEVQKIIKQRGIHTICEEGRCPNRAECYSQKTATFLLMGPTCTRACGFCQVDKGHQPMPLDPEEANKVAEAVELLDLDYVVLTSVARDDLADQGASCFVEAMQSIRRSRPNAKIEVLTPDFRGDRHCIETVVAAEPVCYNHNIETVRRLQGKVRRGAKYERSLSVLQIVKELDPRIVTKSGLMVGHGETVEELTEAMQDLYAVGCSSLTIGQYLRPSLEHLPVQKYWTPEEFDQLGAIARQIGFTHVRSGALVRSSYHASQTS